In Labeo rohita strain BAU-BD-2019 chromosome 16, IGBB_LRoh.1.0, whole genome shotgun sequence, one DNA window encodes the following:
- the rrp15 gene encoding RRP15-like protein isoform X2 — protein MATLTKTPHVVVQEENEEECEVSDDSISNDEESGPGSDQEESDVGTDVEDSDDEDGKSEEEQNGDVEENPNAGWAEAMAKILGKKTPDSKPSILLKNKQLDKIKEKEKKERLEKKKQTDKKRAWENMCREKPDVVRDREHERNLQKIATRGVVQLFNAVKKHQKSVDDKIKEVGGSERKKSKILSSVTKKDFIDVLRGTEVAHKPAIKKEKAPVEVKEENPSWSVLRDDFMMGTSMKDWDKESDEEGDGGGEDNLEPAEDYSSESD, from the exons ATGGCGACGCTCACGAAGACGCCACATGTCGTTGTCCAAGAGGAAAATG AGGAagagtgtgaagtttctgatgACAGCATCAGTAATGATGAAGAAAGTGGACCAGGAAGTGATCAGGAGGAATCTGATGTAGGAACTGATGTAGAAGACAGCGATGATGAGGATGgaaaaagtgaagaagaacagAATGGAGACGTTGAGGAAAATCCCAATGCTGGATGGGCTGAAGCCATGGCCAAAatcttggggaaaaaaacaccaGACAGCAAACCCAGCATCCTCCTGAAGAACAAACAGCTTGACAAGAtcaaagaaaaagagaagaaagagcgtctagaaaaaaagaaacag ACTGATAAGAAACGAGCATGGGAGAATATGTGCCGAGAGAAGCCTGATGTGGTACGCGACAGAGAGCATGAGAGGAACCTACAGAAAATTGCTACCAG AGGTGTGGTGCAGTTGTTCAACGCAGTGAAGAAGCATCAGAAGAGCGTGGATGACAAGATAAAGGAAGTTGGAGGTTCAGAGAGAAAGAAGTCCAAAATTCTGTCCTCAGTGACTAAGAAGGACTTCATTGATGTCCTGAGAGGCACAGAAGTGGCTCACAAACCAGCCATCAAAAAAGAGAAAGCG CCTGTAGAAGTGAAAGAGGAGAACCCATCCTGGAGCGTGTTGAGGGATGATTTCATGATGGGCACATCCATGAAGGACTGGGATAAGGAGAGTGATGAAGAGGGTGATGGAGGAGGAGAAGACAACCTTGAGCCTGCTGAAGACTACAGCAGTGAATCGGACTGA
- the rrp15 gene encoding RRP15-like protein isoform X1: MATLTKTPHVVVQEENEEECEVSDDSISNDEESGPGSDQEESDVGTDVEDSDDEDGKSEEEQNGDVEENPNAGWAEAMAKILGKKTPDSKPSILLKNKQLDKIKEKEKKERLEKKKQTDKKRAWENMCREKPDVVRDREHERNLQKIATRGVVQLFNAVKKHQKSVDDKIKEVGGSERKKSKILSSVTKKDFIDVLRGTEVAHKPAIKKEKAQPVEVKEENPSWSVLRDDFMMGTSMKDWDKESDEEGDGGGEDNLEPAEDYSSESD; the protein is encoded by the exons ATGGCGACGCTCACGAAGACGCCACATGTCGTTGTCCAAGAGGAAAATG AGGAagagtgtgaagtttctgatgACAGCATCAGTAATGATGAAGAAAGTGGACCAGGAAGTGATCAGGAGGAATCTGATGTAGGAACTGATGTAGAAGACAGCGATGATGAGGATGgaaaaagtgaagaagaacagAATGGAGACGTTGAGGAAAATCCCAATGCTGGATGGGCTGAAGCCATGGCCAAAatcttggggaaaaaaacaccaGACAGCAAACCCAGCATCCTCCTGAAGAACAAACAGCTTGACAAGAtcaaagaaaaagagaagaaagagcgtctagaaaaaaagaaacag ACTGATAAGAAACGAGCATGGGAGAATATGTGCCGAGAGAAGCCTGATGTGGTACGCGACAGAGAGCATGAGAGGAACCTACAGAAAATTGCTACCAG AGGTGTGGTGCAGTTGTTCAACGCAGTGAAGAAGCATCAGAAGAGCGTGGATGACAAGATAAAGGAAGTTGGAGGTTCAGAGAGAAAGAAGTCCAAAATTCTGTCCTCAGTGACTAAGAAGGACTTCATTGATGTCCTGAGAGGCACAGAAGTGGCTCACAAACCAGCCATCAAAAAAGAGAAAGCG CAGCCTGTAGAAGTGAAAGAGGAGAACCCATCCTGGAGCGTGTTGAGGGATGATTTCATGATGGGCACATCCATGAAGGACTGGGATAAGGAGAGTGATGAAGAGGGTGATGGAGGAGGAGAAGACAACCTTGAGCCTGCTGAAGACTACAGCAGTGAATCGGACTGA